In Eublepharis macularius isolate TG4126 chromosome 4, MPM_Emac_v1.0, whole genome shotgun sequence, the following are encoded in one genomic region:
- the LOC129327980 gene encoding zinc finger protein 239-like translates to MLYVTQGSGALTATVYSLPSPCGRDKEVCVQPDGGPVTFEEASVYFTEEEWVLLDPDQRSFLKEVMEDSCQNVASSEPDCPQNKLKGEPQQLPLEGKEQRGSTGTKRKRGNKSSASQDAKSQDAPLYHGRISCPACGKTFIYQSVFDMHWRNHTGEKPYKCLECGKSFAQSTNLITHQLIHTGEKPYKCLECGKSFARNDALTIHRRVHTGEKPYKCLDCGKSFARCSELTAHRRVHTGEKPYKCLECGKTFSYNAALSAHRRIHTGEKPYKCLECGKSFSYNAALSAHRRIHTGEKPYKCLQCGKSFARSDTLSDHQRSHAAEKRNKCLECGKSFVRSSDLTVHQRIHTGEKPFQCLDCKKRFRQKSSLVYHQVIHTREIT, encoded by the exons ATGCTCTACGTGACTCAAGGCA GTGGTGCCTTGACAGCAACAGTATATTCTTTGCCATCTCCTTGTGGCAGAGATAAAGAAGTTTGCGTGCAGCCAGATGGG ggtccaGTGACCTTTGAGGAGGCATCCGTGTATTTCACAGAGGAGGAGTGGGTGCTGCTGGATCCGGATCAAAGAAGCTTTCTCAAGGAAGTTATGGAAGACAGTTGTCAGAATGTGGCCTCTTCGG AACCTGATTGTCCCCAGAACAAGTTGAAGGGAGAACCTCAGCAGCTCCCACTAGAAGGGAAAGAGCAAAGGGGAAGCACTGGAACAAAACGGAAGAGGGGGAATAAATCTTCCGCTTCTCAAGATGCTAAATCCCAGGACGCCCCGCTGTACCATGGAAGGATCAGTTGTCCTGCGTGTGGAAAAACATTCATTTATCAATCAGTGTTTGATATGCACTGGAGAaaccacacaggggagaaaccatataaatgtttggaatgtggaaagagctttgctcagagtacCAACCTTATCACTCATCAATTAatccacacgggggagaaaccatataaatgtttggagtgtggaaagagctttgctcggaatgACGCTCTTACTATTCATCGACgagtccacacaggggagaaaccatataaatgcttggattgtggaaagagctttgctcggtgTTCAGAGCTTACTGCCCATCGACgtgtccacacaggggagaaaccatataaatgcttggaatgtggaaagacaTTTTCTTATAATGCTGCACTTTCTgcccatcgacgaatccacacaggagagaaaccatataaatgcttggagtgtggaaagagtttttctTATAATGCCGCGCTTTCTGCCCATCgacgaattcacacaggggagaaaccatataaatgtttgcagtgtggaaagagctttgctcgcaGTGACACCCTTTCTGATCATCAGCGTAGCCACGCAGCAGAGAAACgaaataaatgcttggagtgtggaaagagctttgttcgGAGTTCAGACCTTACTGTTCATCaacgaattcacacaggagagaaacccttCCAGTGTTTGGACTGCAAAAAGAGATTCAGACAGAAGTCGAGTCTTGTTTACCATCAAGTAATCCACACGAGAGAAATcacataa